In Pseudomonas fakonensis, one DNA window encodes the following:
- a CDS encoding DMT family transporter, with protein MNYLFPLIAILIWAGNTVVTKMSAGAIHPAEIGFYRWLLAGLLFTPFLLPQVWRNRAAVGPHLGKVFVLGVLGMAMYQSLAYFAASITSATNMGIILSLMPLMSLALSIAWLGQRLSYGALLGALVSFFGVLEVVSAGQPAALLHQGLNRGDLMMLLATLAYALYSFLLKKWQLRLPPLQLLYLQVLVAIIVLLPLFVLSDKTGLNGHNIGLVLYACVLASMVAPLVWMQAVHRLGPSRTTLFFNLLPVVTAVIAAAVLDEQLASYHLYGGLLTLAGVLLAERWTTPVRRTL; from the coding sequence ATGAATTACCTGTTCCCCCTTATCGCCATCCTCATCTGGGCCGGCAACACCGTGGTCACCAAGATGTCCGCCGGCGCTATCCACCCGGCCGAGATCGGCTTTTACCGCTGGCTGCTGGCCGGCCTGCTGTTCACCCCGTTCCTGCTGCCGCAAGTATGGCGCAACCGCGCCGCCGTTGGCCCGCACCTGGGCAAGGTGTTCGTGCTCGGGGTACTGGGCATGGCCATGTACCAGAGCCTGGCGTACTTCGCCGCCAGTATCACCAGCGCCACCAACATGGGCATCATCCTGTCGCTGATGCCGTTGATGTCGCTGGCGCTGTCCATCGCCTGGCTGGGCCAGCGCCTGAGCTACGGCGCCTTGCTGGGGGCACTGGTGTCGTTCTTTGGGGTGCTCGAGGTGGTTTCCGCCGGGCAGCCAGCGGCGCTGCTACACCAGGGCCTGAACCGCGGCGACCTGATGATGCTGCTGGCCACCCTGGCGTATGCGCTGTACAGCTTTTTGCTGAAGAAATGGCAACTGCGCCTGCCGCCGCTGCAACTGCTGTACCTGCAAGTGCTGGTGGCGATCATCGTATTGCTGCCGCTGTTCGTGCTGTCGGACAAGACTGGCCTGAACGGCCACAACATCGGCCTTGTGCTGTATGCCTGCGTGCTGGCCTCGATGGTTGCGCCGCTGGTGTGGATGCAGGCCGTGCACCGCCTGGGGCCGAGCCGCACCACGCTGTTCTTCAACCTGCTGCCGGTGGTAACGGCGGTGATTGCCGCGGCGGTGCTGGATGAGCAACTGGCCAGTTACCACCTGTATGGCGGGCTGCTGACCCTGGCCGGCGTGCTGCTGGCCGAGCGCTGGACCACGCCGGTGCGCCGCACGTTGTAA
- the osmE gene encoding osmotically-inducible lipoprotein OsmE: protein MYKQTLAILLASATLAACGSRPENPVDYVTYRNEPLVKQVENGMTMQKVIAIGGSPSSVIDLPHGGTCNDYILNRDGHQQPYYVRFDATGHVDAKGFKTCKQREEDRDAAHGA from the coding sequence ATGTACAAGCAGACCCTGGCCATCCTTCTGGCAAGCGCCACCCTCGCCGCCTGCGGCAGCCGCCCGGAAAACCCGGTGGACTACGTCACCTACCGCAACGAGCCGCTGGTCAAGCAGGTGGAGAACGGCATGACCATGCAGAAGGTCATCGCCATCGGTGGTAGCCCGTCCAGCGTGATCGACCTGCCCCATGGCGGCACCTGCAACGACTACATCCTCAACCGCGACGGCCACCAGCAGCCCTACTACGTGCGCTTCGACGCCACCGGCCATGTCGATGCCAAGGGCTTCAAGACCTGCAAGCAACGTGAAGAAGACCGCGACGCCGCCCACGGCGCATGA
- a CDS encoding ferritin-like domain-containing protein, protein MSVELTDVKTLRERARQHVEQGAVTEGYHADREKILRLLNESLATELVCVLRYKRHYFMASGIKASVAAAEFLEHANQEAEHADKLAERIVQLGGEPDFNPDNLTKNSHAQYVAGSTLKEMVLEDLVAERIAIDSYREIIQYIGDKDPTTRRIFEDILAQEEEHADDMSDLLQGL, encoded by the coding sequence ATGAGCGTTGAACTGACCGATGTGAAGACCCTGCGCGAACGTGCCCGCCAGCACGTCGAGCAAGGCGCGGTGACCGAGGGTTACCACGCCGACCGCGAGAAGATCCTGCGCCTGCTGAACGAGTCGCTGGCCACTGAGCTGGTGTGTGTACTGCGTTACAAGCGCCACTACTTCATGGCCAGCGGCATCAAGGCCAGCGTCGCCGCTGCCGAGTTTCTCGAGCACGCCAACCAGGAAGCCGAGCACGCCGACAAGCTGGCCGAACGCATCGTGCAGTTGGGCGGCGAGCCGGACTTCAACCCCGACAACCTGACGAAGAACTCCCACGCCCAATACGTGGCTGGCAGTACGCTGAAGGAGATGGTGCTGGAAGACCTGGTGGCCGAGCGCATCGCCATCGACAGTTACCGCGAGATCATCCAGTACATCGGTGACAAGGACCCGACCACGCGGCGCATCTTCGAGGACATCCTGGCCCAGGAAGAAGAACACGCGGACGATATGTCGGATTTGCTTCAGGGTCTGTAA
- a CDS encoding AsmA family protein, with amino-acid sequence MTRPARILVWTFATLATLLAILVVVIATFDWNRVKPLLNEKVSEALHRPFAINGNLAVHWRTEPEESGWRAYVPWPHFSAEDLTLGNPDWLKEPRMVGLERVEFRLAPLPLIVQRISIPRIDLVKPTASLTRLADGRANWTFDFGPEDDSAEPSKWELDIGAIGFDQGNVSFDDQTLKASMKVQIDPLGKPIPFSDIVGKARAEKAGGAQDYAFAIKAQGRYKDQAVAATGKIGGLLALQDARQPFPLQADARIGDTHVVLAGTLTDPRNLGALDLRLKLSGSSLGNLFPLTGVTLPDTPAYATDGHLNANLHAAGGAQFRYEGFNGKIGDSDIHGDLAFVASQPRPKLSGKLVSNQLLFKDLAPLIGADSNSEQKARGGASKQPTGKVLPVEEFRTERWRAMDADVTFAGKRIVHSEKLPFNDLSAHVILDDGLLRLEPLRFGVAGGNLDSNIRLDGRSTPMQGRAQLTARGFKLKELFPTFAPMQTSFGELNGDADISGRGNSVAALLGTSNGDLRLLINDGAISRSLMEIAGLNVGNYVIGKLFGDEDVKINCAAANVGIKDGLATTRLFVFDTENAIIYIDGTANFASEQLDLKITPESKGLRLFSLRSPLYVRGPFAKPNAGVQAVPLALRGAGMVALGVVAGPAAGLLALIAPSSGDVPNQCTPLLQQMKAGKAPAAVKKHK; translated from the coding sequence ATGACGCGCCCAGCCAGAATCCTCGTCTGGACCTTCGCCACCCTCGCCACCCTGCTGGCGATCCTGGTGGTGGTGATCGCCACCTTCGACTGGAACCGGGTCAAGCCGTTGCTCAACGAGAAGGTCTCCGAGGCCTTGCATCGGCCGTTCGCGATCAACGGCAACCTGGCCGTGCACTGGCGCACCGAACCCGAAGAAAGCGGCTGGCGTGCCTATGTGCCGTGGCCGCATTTCAGCGCCGAAGACCTGACCCTGGGCAACCCCGACTGGCTCAAGGAGCCGCGCATGGTGGGGCTTGAGCGCGTGGAGTTTCGCCTGGCACCGCTGCCGTTGATCGTACAGCGCATCAGCATCCCGCGCATCGACCTGGTCAAGCCCACCGCCAGCCTGACGCGCCTGGCCGATGGCCGGGCCAACTGGACTTTCGACTTTGGCCCCGAGGATGACAGCGCCGAGCCGTCGAAGTGGGAGCTGGATATCGGTGCCATCGGCTTTGACCAGGGCAATGTCAGCTTCGACGACCAGACCCTCAAGGCCAGCATGAAGGTGCAGATCGACCCGCTGGGCAAGCCCATCCCGTTCAGCGACATCGTCGGCAAGGCCCGCGCGGAAAAAGCCGGCGGCGCCCAGGACTACGCCTTCGCCATCAAGGCCCAGGGCCGCTACAAGGACCAGGCGGTGGCGGCCACCGGCAAGATCGGCGGCCTGCTGGCGCTGCAGGACGCCCGCCAGCCGTTCCCGCTGCAGGCCGATGCGCGTATTGGCGACACCCACGTGGTGCTGGCCGGTACCCTCACCGACCCGCGCAACCTCGGTGCCCTCGACCTGCGCCTGAAGCTGTCGGGCAGCAGCCTGGGTAACCTCTTCCCGCTGACCGGCGTCACCCTGCCGGATACCCCGGCGTACGCCACCGACGGCCACCTCAACGCCAACCTGCATGCCGCAGGCGGCGCGCAGTTCCGTTACGAGGGCTTCAACGGCAAGATCGGCGACAGCGACATCCACGGCGACCTGGCGTTCGTCGCCAGCCAGCCGCGGCCCAAGTTGTCGGGCAAGCTGGTGTCCAACCAGCTGCTGTTCAAGGACCTGGCACCCTTGATAGGCGCCGACTCCAACAGCGAGCAGAAGGCCCGTGGCGGTGCCAGCAAGCAGCCCACCGGCAAGGTGCTGCCGGTGGAGGAGTTCCGTACCGAGCGCTGGCGCGCCATGGACGCCGACGTGACCTTTGCCGGCAAGCGCATCGTGCACAGCGAAAAACTGCCGTTCAACGACCTGTCGGCCCACGTGATTCTCGACGACGGCCTGCTGCGCCTGGAGCCGCTGCGCTTCGGCGTGGCCGGTGGCAACCTCGATTCGAACATCCGCCTGGACGGGCGCAGCACGCCGATGCAGGGCCGTGCACAACTCACCGCCCGGGGCTTCAAGCTCAAGGAGTTGTTCCCCACCTTCGCGCCCATGCAAACCAGCTTCGGCGAGCTCAACGGCGATGCCGACATCAGCGGCCGCGGCAATTCGGTGGCGGCGCTGCTGGGCACCTCCAACGGCGACCTGCGCCTGTTGATCAACGATGGCGCCATCAGCCGCAGCCTGATGGAGATTGCCGGGCTCAACGTGGGCAACTACGTGATCGGCAAGCTGTTCGGCGACGAGGACGTGAAGATCAACTGCGCGGCGGCCAACGTTGGCATCAAGGATGGCCTGGCCACCACCCGCCTGTTCGTCTTCGATACCGAGAACGCGATCATCTACATCGACGGCACGGCCAACTTCGCCAGCGAGCAACTGGACCTGAAGATCACCCCCGAGTCCAAGGGCCTGCGCCTGTTCTCGCTGCGCTCGCCGCTGTACGTGCGCGGGCCGTTCGCCAAGCCCAATGCCGGGGTGCAGGCGGTGCCGCTGGCGCTGCGGGGCGCGGGCATGGTGGCGCTGGGGGTGGTGGCCGGGCCTGCGGCCGGGCTGCTGGCGCTGATCGCGCCGAGCAGTGGGGATGTGCCCAACCAGTGCACGCCACTGTTGCAGCAGATGAAGGCCGGCAAGGCGCCGGCGGCGGTGAAGAAGCACAAATAG
- a CDS encoding esterase/lipase family protein — translation MAQELATRYPLVLVPGMFGFVRLVLYPYWFGIVPALRRGGARVFPVQVSPLHSSEVRGEQLLAIIEDICRRTGADKVNLIGHSQGALSARYAAAKRPERVASVTSVAGPNHGSELADHLERTAPGDSPQGRILKAILHGLAVLMGWLETGWRRERLPVDVHASHQSLTTWGVDEFNQAYPQGLPEVWGGEGPGEVNGVRYYSWSGTLQPGLTDQGRNRFDGSNRFCRLFARSFVREKGQCDGMVGRFSSHLGQVIGDDYPLDHLDIVNQSLGAVGKGAEPVRLFTEHAARLKAAGL, via the coding sequence ATGGCGCAGGAGTTGGCCACGCGGTATCCGTTGGTGCTGGTGCCGGGCATGTTCGGCTTTGTGCGGCTGGTGCTGTACCCCTACTGGTTCGGCATCGTCCCGGCGTTGCGTCGGGGGGGCGCCCGAGTGTTCCCGGTGCAGGTCTCGCCGCTGCATTCCAGCGAGGTGCGCGGCGAACAGTTGCTGGCGATCATCGAGGATATCTGCCGGCGAACGGGGGCCGACAAGGTCAACCTCATTGGCCATAGCCAGGGTGCACTCAGCGCCCGCTATGCTGCCGCCAAACGCCCGGAGCGGGTGGCCTCGGTTACCTCGGTGGCTGGCCCCAACCATGGCTCGGAATTGGCCGACCACCTGGAGCGCACGGCGCCGGGCGACTCACCTCAGGGCCGCATCCTCAAGGCGATCCTGCACGGGCTGGCGGTGTTGATGGGCTGGCTGGAGACCGGCTGGCGCCGGGAGCGCTTGCCGGTGGATGTGCACGCTTCGCACCAGTCGCTCACCACCTGGGGTGTGGATGAGTTCAACCAGGCTTACCCACAAGGGCTGCCCGAGGTGTGGGGCGGGGAGGGGCCGGGCGAAGTGAACGGGGTGCGTTACTACTCGTGGTCCGGCACCCTGCAGCCAGGGCTGACTGACCAGGGGCGCAACCGTTTCGATGGCAGCAACCGCTTCTGCCGGCTGTTCGCCCGTAGCTTCGTGCGCGAGAAGGGCCAGTGCGACGGCATGGTCGGGCGGTTCAGCTCGCACCTTGGGCAGGTGATTGGTGATGACTACCCGCTGGACCATCTGGATATCGTCAACCAGTCCCTCGGCGCCGTGGGCAAGGGCGCCGAGCCGGTGCGGCTGTTCACCGAGCATGCCGCGCGGCTGAAGGCGGCGGGGCTGTGA